A window from Pangasianodon hypophthalmus isolate fPanHyp1 chromosome 16, fPanHyp1.pri, whole genome shotgun sequence encodes these proteins:
- the tns2a gene encoding tensin-2 isoform X2 encodes MGCTLCTDCCGDEPEPEVLRGNLNRERTHNRINMRLTKAGKGEPHEFKEKTFKKKRQCGVCKQNIESLGSFCRVCKTATHKKCESKASSPCVPAPSSDLRRGTTSSRHIQHLGSTKSLTYNKPRSTLPRSLSVDRVMDRVMERHYDFDLTYITERIISVFFPPLLEEQRYRLNLKEVAAMLKSKHQDKFLLLNLSERRHDITRLNPKVHDFGWPDLHAPPLDKICSMCKAMETWLNSDPQHVVVLHCKGNKGKTGVIIAAYMHYSKISAGADQALSTLAMRKFCEDKVSSSLQPSQNRYIYYFGGLLSGAIKMNSSPLFLHQVLIPTIPKFHADGGYLPFLKIYQSMQLVYTSGIYDLQGSTGRKLCVTIEPALLLKGDIMVKCYHRRLQATERDTVFRLQFHTCTIHGAQLWFGKGELDEACSDDRFPPDATVEFVFSSGPEKIKGREYQRNDPAVTVDYNTADQVVRWDSYDNLNQRHEDSQDDIAHTRGPLDGSLYAQVKKRRAACSSPFTSTNGSPGQISDERQGHLLSLSTDSGHSSAPPERLEDSPRRPPPTQQEREELERLLGGIEGERTSRDRERETAILDDGDSLPPENTGSLRLARSCSCRMGYRSQRCSELHHLPNGYCLDHSAPSNNHTGVPSPNMLGLCQHHSSHTHQSLPPPDLLWDRQQGTQHYLHGPSRHVCPYPSQDLCPHPHTLSPSGRLLCRSDEFLPYTQPQHNHPHHPKAAGPYHDVMLVDGLLPPPSCPCRDCCLRREDFHTLRLDRGEGLHWEREELPRDGGLRRSRGSEVPRRTELHWEREAGLRQGREVSLHWDRDREAELQWEREREAEYWHRRTALSPYGPPAHEPAFSFDPLPQGHPAFPEPSRSHSHPHLDIKYSSGSSSYQTSHQMCPCSPYQPSPSESRGYASGYQSDSTSPLPPSYSSCYSHTDPHQHHYTSNTHSDGSGVPGENVGWRDHITHGSLRRLNREAHGPCSTPSDMSGPPTPVHTSSPLHTQESPSLSVRDQEARSSEMSTDSTTHQERMNPSLQQNLTNSGPAPHQVGSPSTEPPKSCTSIPEKHCILPHQLSTHSPSPQQLPLHSSFSPQQVSTHSLSSSQQLSPHSSSPQQLSLHSSSPQQLSPHSPSPQQLSPHSPSTQQLSPHSSSPQQLSPHSSSPQQLTSHFSSPQQPSPHSSSPQQLSPHSSSPLHQNSIHCSPPNQNSTHCPLPQQNSTHCLPLQQDSTHCPPPQQSSTHYPPPQQNSTHCPSPQQNSTHCPSPQESAAHCPPPQQSSTSQQNSTHSAPVIPTANTNPQASVPSTHSAPASPTKANEQQSTSQPIKEASLPLSASLPIKNETVLPSVSPHSLQHIHQIQISESVPVQPHSNGVPSISDPETPNLSPSAPVSPQPPLSSLNGSSSPEPPVPGFATLGRKLMLDTGSTPSGDPDTSCSASDAYSTSTIALSSTTYPPSDSTATQPPLPEKRRQGTLPGSPNARSGTLRASTSHSPSGQHHVTFSPLVGAVTVPGGQNDGLAEGETGSRVSVKFVQDSSRFWYKPGISREQAIAALKEKEPGAFLIRDSNSFQGAYGLALKVASPPANISNHSSKVGDPMEQLVRHFLIETGPRGVKIKGCQNEPHFGSLSALVYQHSITPISLPCALRIPDKDPITESQEVQPVSNMSTAADLLKQGAACNVLYLNSVETESLTGPQAVAKATGVMMSLSPRPLATVVHFKVSTQGITLTDSQRRVFFRRHYPINSVTFSSVDPQDRRWTNSDSTTSKVFGFVAKKPGSVAENVCHLFAELDPEQPAIAIVNFINKVMLGPQQR; translated from the exons atgGGTTGCACCCTGTGTACGGATTGCTGCGGGGACGAGCCAGAGCCAGAGGTGCTCAGAGGGAATCTAAACAGGGAGAGGACTCACAACAGGATCAACATGAGACTCACCAAG GCAGGGAAGGGCGAGCCCCATGAGTTTAAGGAAAAAACCTTTAAGAAGAAGCGCCAGTGTGGGGTGTGCAAGCAAAACATAGAAAGTCTGGGATCCTTCTGCCGAG TCTGCAAAACAGCCACTCACAAGAAATGTGAAAGTAAG GCCAGCTCACCCTGTGTCCCGGCCCCATCCTCTGATTTG CGAAGAGGAACGACCTCCTCTCGACACATTCAGCATCTG GGCTCGACCAAATCTCTGACATACAACAAACCGAGAAGTACTCTACCCAG GAGTCTAAGTGTGGATCGGGTGATGGACAGGGTGATGGAGCGCCACTACGACTTCGACCTCACCTACATCACTGAGCGTATCATCTCCGTCTTCTTTCCCCCTCTGCTGGAAGAGCAGCGTTATCGCCTCAATCTCAAAGAGGTGGCAGCTATGCTCAAGTCCAAACACCAGGACAAGTTTTTG TTACTAAACCTGTCTGAGAGAAGGCATGACATCACACGGCTTAACCCTAAG gTCCATGATTTCGGCTGGCCGGACCTACATGCACCCCCACTGGACAAAATCTGTTCCATGTGCAAAGCCATGGAAACATGGCTGAACTCTGACCCCCAGCATGTGGTGGTCCTGCATTGCAAG GGGAATAAAGGAAAGACAGGAGTTATCATTGCTGCATACATGCACTATAGCAAGATATCAGCAGG GGCAGATCAGGCTCTCAGCACACTGGCTATGAGGAAATTTTGTGAGGACAAAGTGTCATCTTCTCTCCAGCCTTCACAGAACAG gtatatatattattttggtGGACTTCTATCAGGGGCCATAAAGATGAATAGCAGTCCTCTTTTCCTCCATCAGGTCCTTATTCCCACCATCCCCAAGTTTCATGCTGATGGAG GGTACTTGCCCTTCCTGAAGATCTATCAGTCCATGCAGCTGGTTTACACCTCGGGCATATA TGATTTGCAGGGTTCAACAGGCAGAAAGCTGTGTGTGACCATTGAGCCTGCTCTGTTGCTGAAAGGAGACATTATG GTGAAGTGCTATCACAGACGACTTCAGGCCACTGAGAGGGACACGGTGTTCAGACTCCAGTTTCACACCTGCACCATCCATGGAGCACAGCTCTGGTTTGGGAAAGGAGAACTTGATGAAGCTTGCTCAG ATGATAGATTTCCCCCTGATGCCACTGTGGAGTTTGTCTTTTCCTCTGGACCAGAGAAAATTAAAG GACGAGAATACCAGCGGAACGATCCAGCAGTCACAGTTGACTATAATACAGCTGATCAAGTGGTGCGCTGGGATTCTTACGACAACTTGAACCAGAGACATGAAGACAGTCAAGACG ATATTGCACACACTCGAGGGCCTCTGGATGGCAGTCTATACGCTCAGGTGAAGAAGCGGCGTGCTGCTTGCTCTTCCCCCTTTACATCCACCAATGGTAGTCCAGGGCAAATCTCTGATGAGAGACAAGGTCATCTCCTGTCACTCAGCACCGACTCAGGGCATTCATCAGCTCCACCTGAACGCCTTGAAGATTCACCCAGACGGCCACCACCAACTCAGCAAGAACGGGAGGAGCTGGAGCGGCTTCTTGGAGGAATTGAGGGTGAGAGGACTAGCAGAGATCGTGAACGGGAGACAGCTATTTTGGATGATGGCGACTCACTCCCACCAGAAAATACTGGGTCGCTGCGTTTGGCTCGTTCATGTTCCTGCCGCATGGGCTACAGGTCACAGCGTTGCTCTGAACTCCATCACTTGCCCAATGGGTACTGCTTGGACCACTCAGCTCCCAGCAACAATCACACAGGAGTACCTTCACCAAACATGCTAGGGCTGTGTCAGCACCACAGCAGTCACACACACCAGTCGCTCCCACCTCCAGACCTGCTGTGGGACCGACAGCAAGGCACTCAGCACTACCTGCATGGTCCTTCTAGGCATGTTTGCCCTTATCCATCCCAGGATCTCTGCCCTCACCCTCACACACTTTCCCCTAGTGGACGACTGCTGTGCAGGTCAGACGAATTCCTCCCCTACACCCAGCCACAACACAACCACCCACACCACCCGAAAGCAGCTGGACCCTACCATGATGTAATGCTTGTAGACGGCCTCCTACCACCCCCTAGCTGCCCATGCCGGGATTGTTGCTTGAGGCGAGAGGACTTTCACACTTTACGGCTTGACAGAGGTGAAGGATTGCACTGGGAAAGGGAAGAGCTCCCTCGAGATGGTGGCTTACGGCGAAGCAGAGGATCCGAGGTTCCAAGACGGACAGAACTGCACTGGGAGCGAGAGGCAGGATTAAGACAAGGTCGAGAGGTCTCACTCCATtgggacagggacagagaggCAGAGCTACAATGGGAGAGAGAACGAGAAGCTGAGTACTGGCACCGAAGAACTGCTTTGTCACCATATGGCCCCCCAGCTCACGAGCCTGCCTTCTCCTTTGACCCACTGCCGCAGGGTCACCCAGCATTTCCCGAACCCTCAAGATCACACAGTCATCCCCACCTGGATATAAAGTACAGCAGTGGCTCGAGCAGCTACCAGACATCTCACCAGATGTGCCCCTGCTCACCCTACCAGCCGTCGCCTTCTGAGAGCCGTGGCTACGCTTCAGGTTACCAATCAGACTCCACTTCTCCACTGCCTCCCAGCTACTCCTCTTGCTACAGCCATACAGACCCCCACCAGCATCACTAtacctccaacacacactcag ACGGTTCTGGAGTTCCAGGTGAGAATGTAGGATGGCGGGACCATATTACCCATGGTTCCTTGAGACGGCTAAATCGTGAAGCACATGGACCATGCTCCACCCCCTCTGATATGTCTGGACCACCCACTCCAGTCCACACCAGCAGCCCACTGCATACACAAGAGAG CCCCAGTCTGAGTGTTCGGGATCAGGAAGCACGATCATCAGAGATGAGCACAGATAGCACCACGCACCAGGAGAGAATGAACCCATCTCTCCAGCAAAATCTCACAAATTCTGGGCCAGCGCCCCATCAAGTTGGAAGTCCATCCACAGAGCCTCCTAAGTCATGCACATCTATCCCAGAGAAACACTGCATCCTTCCTCATCAGCTCTCTACACATTCCCCTTCTCCTCAGCAACTCCCATTACattcttccttttctcctcAGCAGGTCTCTACACATTCCTTGTCTTCTTCTCAGCAGCTCTCCCCACATTCCTCTTCTCCTCAGCAGCTCTCCCTACATTCCTCTTCTCCTCAGCAGCTCTCACCACATTCCCCTTCTCCTCAGCAGCTCTCCCCACATTCCCCTTCTACTCAGCAGCTCTCCCCACATTCCTCGTCTCCTCAGCAGCTCTCCCCACATTCCTCATCTCCTCAGCAACTCACCTCACATTTCTCGTCTCCTCAGCAGCCCTCACCACATTCCTCATCTCCTCAGCAGCTCTCACCAcattcctcctctcctcttcatcAGAACTCTATACACTGCTCCCCTCCTAAtcaaaactccacacactgcCCACTTCCTCAACAGAACTCCACACACTGTCTCCCTCTGCAGCAGGACTCCACACACTGCCCACCTCCTCAACAGAGTTCCACACATTACCCACCTCCTCAGCAGAACTCCACACACTGCCCATCTCCTCAACAGAACTCCACACACTGCCCATCTCCTCAAGAGAGCGCCGCACACTGCCCCCCTCCTCAACAGAGCTCCACTTCTCAGCAGAACTCCACGCATTCTGCCCCTGTAATACCCACAGCCAACACTAACCCACAAGCCTCAGTGCCATCTACCCATTCTGCCCCAGCATCTCCTACTAAGGCAAACGAACAACAGAGCACCAGCCAGCCAATCAAGGAAGCTAGTCTGCCCCTCTCAGCGTCTCTGCCAATTAAAAATGAGACAGTTCTACCCTCTGTTTCCCCTCATTCTTTGCAGCACATTCACCAAATCCAAATATCGGAGTCTGTTCCAGTGCAGCCTCACAGCAATGGAGTGCCATCAATTTCTGATCCAGAGACTCCCAATTTATCTCCTTCTGCTCCTGTTTCACCTCAACCACCACTGAGCAGCCTGAATGGCTCTTCCTCCCCGGAACCCCCTGTTCCAGGCTTTGCCACTCTGGGCAGGAAGCTGATGTTGGACACAGGATCCACCCCATCTGGAGATCCTGATACTAGTTGCAGTGCCTCGGATGCTTACTCGACTTCCACCATTGCCCTCTCTTCAACCACTTACCCACCTTCTGACAGCACTGCCACCCAGCCTCCTTTGCCAGAGAAAAGACGCCAGGGTACCCTGCCAGGCTCACCCAATGCGAGGTCAGGCACCCTAAGAGCATCCACAAGTCATTCCCCCTCTGGCCAACACCATGTTACCTTCTCACCATTGGTAGGAGCGGTGACAGTACCTGGTGGGCAGAACGACGGGCTGGCAGAGGGTGAAACAGGCAGCAGGGTCAGTGTGAAGTTTGTGCAGGACAGCTCCCGTTtctggtacaagcctggaatcTCCCGAGAACAAG CCATTGCAGCTCTGAAGGAAAAGGAGCCGGGTGCATTCCTCATCAGGGATAGTAACTCCTTCCAGGGGGCCTATGGTTTGGCCCTCAAAGTGGCCTCACCACCTGCCAACATCAGCAACCATTCAAGCAAAG TTGGAGATCCTATGGAGCAGCTGGTGCGACATTTCCTAATTGAGACTGGACCACGAGGGGTGAAAATTAAAGGCTGTCAAAATGAACCCCACTTTG GGAGTCTATCAGCACTGGTGTATCAGCATTCCATTACACCTATCTCTCTGCCCTGTGCTCTCCGCATCCCTGACAAGG aTCCCATAACAGAGAGCCAAGAAGTGCAGCCTGTCAGCAACATGAGCACAGCAGCAGACTTACTGAAACAGGGAGCAG
- the tns2a gene encoding tensin-2 isoform X1, protein MGCTLCTDCCGDEPEPEVLRGNLNRERTHNRINMRLTKAGKGEPHEFKEKTFKKKRQCGVCKQNIESLGSFCRVCKTATHKKCESKASSPCVPAPSSDLQRRGTTSSRHIQHLGSTKSLTYNKPRSTLPRSLSVDRVMDRVMERHYDFDLTYITERIISVFFPPLLEEQRYRLNLKEVAAMLKSKHQDKFLLLNLSERRHDITRLNPKVHDFGWPDLHAPPLDKICSMCKAMETWLNSDPQHVVVLHCKGNKGKTGVIIAAYMHYSKISAGADQALSTLAMRKFCEDKVSSSLQPSQNRYIYYFGGLLSGAIKMNSSPLFLHQVLIPTIPKFHADGGYLPFLKIYQSMQLVYTSGIYDLQGSTGRKLCVTIEPALLLKGDIMVKCYHRRLQATERDTVFRLQFHTCTIHGAQLWFGKGELDEACSDDRFPPDATVEFVFSSGPEKIKGREYQRNDPAVTVDYNTADQVVRWDSYDNLNQRHEDSQDDIAHTRGPLDGSLYAQVKKRRAACSSPFTSTNGSPGQISDERQGHLLSLSTDSGHSSAPPERLEDSPRRPPPTQQEREELERLLGGIEGERTSRDRERETAILDDGDSLPPENTGSLRLARSCSCRMGYRSQRCSELHHLPNGYCLDHSAPSNNHTGVPSPNMLGLCQHHSSHTHQSLPPPDLLWDRQQGTQHYLHGPSRHVCPYPSQDLCPHPHTLSPSGRLLCRSDEFLPYTQPQHNHPHHPKAAGPYHDVMLVDGLLPPPSCPCRDCCLRREDFHTLRLDRGEGLHWEREELPRDGGLRRSRGSEVPRRTELHWEREAGLRQGREVSLHWDRDREAELQWEREREAEYWHRRTALSPYGPPAHEPAFSFDPLPQGHPAFPEPSRSHSHPHLDIKYSSGSSSYQTSHQMCPCSPYQPSPSESRGYASGYQSDSTSPLPPSYSSCYSHTDPHQHHYTSNTHSDGSGVPGENVGWRDHITHGSLRRLNREAHGPCSTPSDMSGPPTPVHTSSPLHTQESPSLSVRDQEARSSEMSTDSTTHQERMNPSLQQNLTNSGPAPHQVGSPSTEPPKSCTSIPEKHCILPHQLSTHSPSPQQLPLHSSFSPQQVSTHSLSSSQQLSPHSSSPQQLSLHSSSPQQLSPHSPSPQQLSPHSPSTQQLSPHSSSPQQLSPHSSSPQQLTSHFSSPQQPSPHSSSPQQLSPHSSSPLHQNSIHCSPPNQNSTHCPLPQQNSTHCLPLQQDSTHCPPPQQSSTHYPPPQQNSTHCPSPQQNSTHCPSPQESAAHCPPPQQSSTSQQNSTHSAPVIPTANTNPQASVPSTHSAPASPTKANEQQSTSQPIKEASLPLSASLPIKNETVLPSVSPHSLQHIHQIQISESVPVQPHSNGVPSISDPETPNLSPSAPVSPQPPLSSLNGSSSPEPPVPGFATLGRKLMLDTGSTPSGDPDTSCSASDAYSTSTIALSSTTYPPSDSTATQPPLPEKRRQGTLPGSPNARSGTLRASTSHSPSGQHHVTFSPLVGAVTVPGGQNDGLAEGETGSRVSVKFVQDSSRFWYKPGISREQAIAALKEKEPGAFLIRDSNSFQGAYGLALKVASPPANISNHSSKVGDPMEQLVRHFLIETGPRGVKIKGCQNEPHFGSLSALVYQHSITPISLPCALRIPDKDPITESQEVQPVSNMSTAADLLKQGAACNVLYLNSVETESLTGPQAVAKATGVMMSLSPRPLATVVHFKVSTQGITLTDSQRRVFFRRHYPINSVTFSSVDPQDRRWTNSDSTTSKVFGFVAKKPGSVAENVCHLFAELDPEQPAIAIVNFINKVMLGPQQR, encoded by the exons atgGGTTGCACCCTGTGTACGGATTGCTGCGGGGACGAGCCAGAGCCAGAGGTGCTCAGAGGGAATCTAAACAGGGAGAGGACTCACAACAGGATCAACATGAGACTCACCAAG GCAGGGAAGGGCGAGCCCCATGAGTTTAAGGAAAAAACCTTTAAGAAGAAGCGCCAGTGTGGGGTGTGCAAGCAAAACATAGAAAGTCTGGGATCCTTCTGCCGAG TCTGCAAAACAGCCACTCACAAGAAATGTGAAAGTAAG GCCAGCTCACCCTGTGTCCCGGCCCCATCCTCTGATTTG CAGCGAAGAGGAACGACCTCCTCTCGACACATTCAGCATCTG GGCTCGACCAAATCTCTGACATACAACAAACCGAGAAGTACTCTACCCAG GAGTCTAAGTGTGGATCGGGTGATGGACAGGGTGATGGAGCGCCACTACGACTTCGACCTCACCTACATCACTGAGCGTATCATCTCCGTCTTCTTTCCCCCTCTGCTGGAAGAGCAGCGTTATCGCCTCAATCTCAAAGAGGTGGCAGCTATGCTCAAGTCCAAACACCAGGACAAGTTTTTG TTACTAAACCTGTCTGAGAGAAGGCATGACATCACACGGCTTAACCCTAAG gTCCATGATTTCGGCTGGCCGGACCTACATGCACCCCCACTGGACAAAATCTGTTCCATGTGCAAAGCCATGGAAACATGGCTGAACTCTGACCCCCAGCATGTGGTGGTCCTGCATTGCAAG GGGAATAAAGGAAAGACAGGAGTTATCATTGCTGCATACATGCACTATAGCAAGATATCAGCAGG GGCAGATCAGGCTCTCAGCACACTGGCTATGAGGAAATTTTGTGAGGACAAAGTGTCATCTTCTCTCCAGCCTTCACAGAACAG gtatatatattattttggtGGACTTCTATCAGGGGCCATAAAGATGAATAGCAGTCCTCTTTTCCTCCATCAGGTCCTTATTCCCACCATCCCCAAGTTTCATGCTGATGGAG GGTACTTGCCCTTCCTGAAGATCTATCAGTCCATGCAGCTGGTTTACACCTCGGGCATATA TGATTTGCAGGGTTCAACAGGCAGAAAGCTGTGTGTGACCATTGAGCCTGCTCTGTTGCTGAAAGGAGACATTATG GTGAAGTGCTATCACAGACGACTTCAGGCCACTGAGAGGGACACGGTGTTCAGACTCCAGTTTCACACCTGCACCATCCATGGAGCACAGCTCTGGTTTGGGAAAGGAGAACTTGATGAAGCTTGCTCAG ATGATAGATTTCCCCCTGATGCCACTGTGGAGTTTGTCTTTTCCTCTGGACCAGAGAAAATTAAAG GACGAGAATACCAGCGGAACGATCCAGCAGTCACAGTTGACTATAATACAGCTGATCAAGTGGTGCGCTGGGATTCTTACGACAACTTGAACCAGAGACATGAAGACAGTCAAGACG ATATTGCACACACTCGAGGGCCTCTGGATGGCAGTCTATACGCTCAGGTGAAGAAGCGGCGTGCTGCTTGCTCTTCCCCCTTTACATCCACCAATGGTAGTCCAGGGCAAATCTCTGATGAGAGACAAGGTCATCTCCTGTCACTCAGCACCGACTCAGGGCATTCATCAGCTCCACCTGAACGCCTTGAAGATTCACCCAGACGGCCACCACCAACTCAGCAAGAACGGGAGGAGCTGGAGCGGCTTCTTGGAGGAATTGAGGGTGAGAGGACTAGCAGAGATCGTGAACGGGAGACAGCTATTTTGGATGATGGCGACTCACTCCCACCAGAAAATACTGGGTCGCTGCGTTTGGCTCGTTCATGTTCCTGCCGCATGGGCTACAGGTCACAGCGTTGCTCTGAACTCCATCACTTGCCCAATGGGTACTGCTTGGACCACTCAGCTCCCAGCAACAATCACACAGGAGTACCTTCACCAAACATGCTAGGGCTGTGTCAGCACCACAGCAGTCACACACACCAGTCGCTCCCACCTCCAGACCTGCTGTGGGACCGACAGCAAGGCACTCAGCACTACCTGCATGGTCCTTCTAGGCATGTTTGCCCTTATCCATCCCAGGATCTCTGCCCTCACCCTCACACACTTTCCCCTAGTGGACGACTGCTGTGCAGGTCAGACGAATTCCTCCCCTACACCCAGCCACAACACAACCACCCACACCACCCGAAAGCAGCTGGACCCTACCATGATGTAATGCTTGTAGACGGCCTCCTACCACCCCCTAGCTGCCCATGCCGGGATTGTTGCTTGAGGCGAGAGGACTTTCACACTTTACGGCTTGACAGAGGTGAAGGATTGCACTGGGAAAGGGAAGAGCTCCCTCGAGATGGTGGCTTACGGCGAAGCAGAGGATCCGAGGTTCCAAGACGGACAGAACTGCACTGGGAGCGAGAGGCAGGATTAAGACAAGGTCGAGAGGTCTCACTCCATtgggacagggacagagaggCAGAGCTACAATGGGAGAGAGAACGAGAAGCTGAGTACTGGCACCGAAGAACTGCTTTGTCACCATATGGCCCCCCAGCTCACGAGCCTGCCTTCTCCTTTGACCCACTGCCGCAGGGTCACCCAGCATTTCCCGAACCCTCAAGATCACACAGTCATCCCCACCTGGATATAAAGTACAGCAGTGGCTCGAGCAGCTACCAGACATCTCACCAGATGTGCCCCTGCTCACCCTACCAGCCGTCGCCTTCTGAGAGCCGTGGCTACGCTTCAGGTTACCAATCAGACTCCACTTCTCCACTGCCTCCCAGCTACTCCTCTTGCTACAGCCATACAGACCCCCACCAGCATCACTAtacctccaacacacactcag ACGGTTCTGGAGTTCCAGGTGAGAATGTAGGATGGCGGGACCATATTACCCATGGTTCCTTGAGACGGCTAAATCGTGAAGCACATGGACCATGCTCCACCCCCTCTGATATGTCTGGACCACCCACTCCAGTCCACACCAGCAGCCCACTGCATACACAAGAGAG CCCCAGTCTGAGTGTTCGGGATCAGGAAGCACGATCATCAGAGATGAGCACAGATAGCACCACGCACCAGGAGAGAATGAACCCATCTCTCCAGCAAAATCTCACAAATTCTGGGCCAGCGCCCCATCAAGTTGGAAGTCCATCCACAGAGCCTCCTAAGTCATGCACATCTATCCCAGAGAAACACTGCATCCTTCCTCATCAGCTCTCTACACATTCCCCTTCTCCTCAGCAACTCCCATTACattcttccttttctcctcAGCAGGTCTCTACACATTCCTTGTCTTCTTCTCAGCAGCTCTCCCCACATTCCTCTTCTCCTCAGCAGCTCTCCCTACATTCCTCTTCTCCTCAGCAGCTCTCACCACATTCCCCTTCTCCTCAGCAGCTCTCCCCACATTCCCCTTCTACTCAGCAGCTCTCCCCACATTCCTCGTCTCCTCAGCAGCTCTCCCCACATTCCTCATCTCCTCAGCAACTCACCTCACATTTCTCGTCTCCTCAGCAGCCCTCACCACATTCCTCATCTCCTCAGCAGCTCTCACCAcattcctcctctcctcttcatcAGAACTCTATACACTGCTCCCCTCCTAAtcaaaactccacacactgcCCACTTCCTCAACAGAACTCCACACACTGTCTCCCTCTGCAGCAGGACTCCACACACTGCCCACCTCCTCAACAGAGTTCCACACATTACCCACCTCCTCAGCAGAACTCCACACACTGCCCATCTCCTCAACAGAACTCCACACACTGCCCATCTCCTCAAGAGAGCGCCGCACACTGCCCCCCTCCTCAACAGAGCTCCACTTCTCAGCAGAACTCCACGCATTCTGCCCCTGTAATACCCACAGCCAACACTAACCCACAAGCCTCAGTGCCATCTACCCATTCTGCCCCAGCATCTCCTACTAAGGCAAACGAACAACAGAGCACCAGCCAGCCAATCAAGGAAGCTAGTCTGCCCCTCTCAGCGTCTCTGCCAATTAAAAATGAGACAGTTCTACCCTCTGTTTCCCCTCATTCTTTGCAGCACATTCACCAAATCCAAATATCGGAGTCTGTTCCAGTGCAGCCTCACAGCAATGGAGTGCCATCAATTTCTGATCCAGAGACTCCCAATTTATCTCCTTCTGCTCCTGTTTCACCTCAACCACCACTGAGCAGCCTGAATGGCTCTTCCTCCCCGGAACCCCCTGTTCCAGGCTTTGCCACTCTGGGCAGGAAGCTGATGTTGGACACAGGATCCACCCCATCTGGAGATCCTGATACTAGTTGCAGTGCCTCGGATGCTTACTCGACTTCCACCATTGCCCTCTCTTCAACCACTTACCCACCTTCTGACAGCACTGCCACCCAGCCTCCTTTGCCAGAGAAAAGACGCCAGGGTACCCTGCCAGGCTCACCCAATGCGAGGTCAGGCACCCTAAGAGCATCCACAAGTCATTCCCCCTCTGGCCAACACCATGTTACCTTCTCACCATTGGTAGGAGCGGTGACAGTACCTGGTGGGCAGAACGACGGGCTGGCAGAGGGTGAAACAGGCAGCAGGGTCAGTGTGAAGTTTGTGCAGGACAGCTCCCGTTtctggtacaagcctggaatcTCCCGAGAACAAG CCATTGCAGCTCTGAAGGAAAAGGAGCCGGGTGCATTCCTCATCAGGGATAGTAACTCCTTCCAGGGGGCCTATGGTTTGGCCCTCAAAGTGGCCTCACCACCTGCCAACATCAGCAACCATTCAAGCAAAG TTGGAGATCCTATGGAGCAGCTGGTGCGACATTTCCTAATTGAGACTGGACCACGAGGGGTGAAAATTAAAGGCTGTCAAAATGAACCCCACTTTG GGAGTCTATCAGCACTGGTGTATCAGCATTCCATTACACCTATCTCTCTGCCCTGTGCTCTCCGCATCCCTGACAAGG aTCCCATAACAGAGAGCCAAGAAGTGCAGCCTGTCAGCAACATGAGCACAGCAGCAGACTTACTGAAACAGGGAGCAG